gCTTTTAAGAGGAAATGtcaggtttttttaaaaaaattttaacacAAAGGGTTTagataggaaaaaaaaagtcctttgtgtttttttttttttaaaaaaaaaactgacgtttcctcttttttgaaaaaaaaaagcagacattttctttaaaaaaataattgactttaaaaaataataataataagatagtaagaaagttgtgaaatttttttggataaattgaatacatttaatatgggtaaaattgaaaagcaaaaattaactatatattaatgacattgttttaagtttttagagaatgacacatgtcaagtaaaaaagggaaaatatcCAAAAGAGAATGTTAGaaagaaggttgctagcattgtCCAAAAAAGCcctatgactaaatatctctaaatgTAATTGTATTTGATATAAATTCTTCCTATGAATTGTTTGTAGGGGTTTGATTTGTTGTGTACTGTGACATCCATTCTAATTTCAAAGGACTTAGATTTTCTGTGGTTTAGATGGTTAAGAGCTCAAGActtggagaaattatagaatagtaCTGTATCACCACGTCAGATGGTGATACTCTCACTCAGATATTGCCACgtgtctttttttaaaaaaaatctttaaattgtttttCCACCTACACATTGGTTTCCAATTTTActcttcaaaagaaaaataaaagagaaaaaaaaaactgtggCGCAGCCTCCCCTCTATTAGTTCGCAGATCCCTTTGCCGTGCCCTCCCTCTCTCCTCGGTCCAGTTCGATGTCCCCTTGCCGCAACCTCCCTCTCTGTTTGtattcagagagagagagagagagagagagagaaacataaATGAACGAAAAGAGGGAGAGGGGGCGACAGCAAGGGCTGCACTACAGCCAAGTTTGCAGtcaacttctttcttcttctttttttaaatattttattttattctaaagggtaaaattaaaacccaacGTCTTGTTGGAAAAACGTtttaaagttttcttttaaaggATACGTGGCAATATCTGAATGGAAGTATACTAACTGACGTAGTGATACTGTACTATTGTGTAATTTCTCCAAGACCTGAAGCCCCTATACTATCCTTCACCGCCCACTATGCCGTGTATGAAATAAGTCCACGCTCCAAAGTCAAATGCACGTTAAAACTTGATATTGATAGAAGAGGAATCTCTTACTCAGTCAAGAAGGAACTGCATTGGATTCCATCCCGAGGCAACCGCTCCAAAGTCAATGACAAGCCCAACTTGTTCGTCAAATTCCAAAATCCTTGGCATATGTGAATCTTAATTCCACAAAACGTTACACTCAAAACTTGAAACACACTTCCTGCCAACCACTACCCTCCAAGTCTTTTGATCTATTCAACTTTAATTTCCCTGCATCTTCAAGCCGCAGTGAAAGGGTGAGACTCGGCGGATTCACATGGTTTCAAGCTCCAAAACCATGCCTTTCGAGGCCTACAGAAGGCCACACCtcccttttttcttcaataCTATTTATAAGTAACAGCCAAAAcacaagaaaagcaaaagcttgGAACTTTTGTTTGTATGCATGTATCTTCTGTAAGGCACCAGCCGGCCTTACCCAATATCCAAAACCAATTTTCTTGTtcctgcttttttttttcaagctcTTTTCTTGTTTCCGATCAAAGGGTAGAAAAAAATGGAAGTGGAGAGCAGTGTGATGGGAACCCAGTCTCCAAAATTTGCTCTGCCTGTGGACTCTGATCACAAGGCCACCGAGTTCAGATTGTTTTCCATAGCCAAACCCCACATGCGAGCGTTTCACTTGTCCTggttttccttcttcctctgCTTTGTCTCTAGCTTCGCCGCACCGCCTCTCATTCCTGTCATACGTGACAACCTCAATCTAACGGCTACCGACATCGGTAATGCCGGGATAGCTTCAGTTTCTGGTGCAGTGTTTGCAAGAATAGCCATGGGAACTGCCTGCGACCTATTTGGACCGCGGCTTGCCTCTGCCTCGCTCATCCTCCTCACTGCACCAGCAGTCTTTTTCACTTCCATGGCCTCATCTCCAATCTCTTTCCTCCTCGTGCGTTTCTTCACAGGCTTCTCTTTGGCCACTTTCGTCTCGACCCAATTCTGGATGAGCTCCATGTTCTCTCCTCCAGTCGTTGGCACAGCCAATGGAGTTGCAGGCGGGTGGGGAAACTTGGGTGGTGGAGCAACGCAGCTGATCATGCCCCTTGTTTTTGACGTCATCAAGAACATTGGAGCTGCCAAGTTCACAGCTTGGAGGATCGCCTTCTTCATCCCTGCCCTGTTTCAGACGCTTTCAGCATTTCTTATTCTGATATTTGGTGAGGACATGCCAGACGGGAACTTCCATGGCCTGCAGAAATCTGGGGAGAAGCCAAAAGACAAATTCTCAAGCGTCTTCTATCATGGGGTTACAAATTACAGAGGGTGGATTTTGGCTTTGACTTATGGATATTGCTTTGGGGTTGAGCTGGCAGTGGACAACATAATAGCAGAGTACTTTTATGACAGATTCAATCTGAATCTCCACACTGCAGGGATCATAGCAGCAACTTTTGGATTGGCAAATATTGTTTCTAGGCCCGGAGGAGGGATTCTATCAGATGTAGTGGCAAAGAGGTTTGGGATGAGGGGCAGGTTGTGGACTTTGTGGATTGTACAAACCTTTGGAGGTGTCCTCTGTGTTGTTCTTGGGCAGGTGAATTCTTTGACTGCATCCATTGCTGTGATGATTTTGTTCTCCTTCTTTGTCCAAGGTGCTTGTGGGCTTACATTTGGGGTGGTTCCTTTTGTCTCGAGAAGGTAAGTTTTTTTCACCAATATTTATTCCATAATTTAAGTTTTTCAATTTccctagtttttttttttttttcatgagaAAGATTTGCTAACTAAAAGCAAGTCAAGCAATATTAATTATCTAGCAGAGAACAGCTAATTGATCACAGAAAGTTAGAAACATCGATCGAAGTATTAGTTTTCATGAAAGAAATTTATGTTGACCCCTCTACCTCAACTGTCAGAGTGGAGAAATGAAAACTTTGACACGTTACATTGTTTAGTAGCTACATTATTGTGTAATTATGTGACACAATTTCCATACCTTTTTTTCAGGTCATTAGGGGTCATATCTGGTATGACAGGAGGAGGTGGAAATGTGGGTGCCGTTCTGACCCAACTGATATTCTTCAAAggatcaaaatattcaaaagaaaCAGGCATAACTCTAATGGGGATCATGATCATCTGTTGTACCCTCCCAATGACTTTGATTTACTTCCCACAATGGGGTGGCATGTTCCGTGGTCCATCTGAAAAGAAGGCCACAGAAGAAGACTACTACATATCTGAGTGGAGTTCGAAGGAGAAGGACAAAGGGTTTCACCAGGCAAGTGTCAAATTTGCTGAGAACAGCAGAAGTGAAAGAGGAAAACCCGACTATGTAACCAGGCCCTCTGATGAGACCTCACCACCACATGTGTGAAGCTTCAAACAAAAAAGCTCGGAAATCTCTGCATGTTTATAGCTTTTAAAGTTGATCAAGTACTGTTTTAGTTTAAGCAAAATGAAAAGTTTCTTTTAGGTGTGAATATTTGTAAAGCATGAAAGTTTATGTGGTTAATTGTGTCAAACATTTGTTTCAAATGGGTGATTTTTATATTGCCTAACAGAGCCAAAGCAATTTAAGTCCAATAAGGAGGTAGAATTATGCACCAAACAACTTGATGATGATTTGGACTTGAATATTGAATTTGGCATGAAATTTACCTACATCTCTAGACTCTACTCATCAAAAGCCTTGACCATCGTCCTCCTAATGTAAGCCTAGAAAACATAAGAGACTAGATTCCCAAATGTTTGACAGTTTTTGGGCATATACgaccaaaaaaaccaaaaagttcT
The window above is part of the Prunus dulcis chromosome 1, ALMONDv2, whole genome shotgun sequence genome. Proteins encoded here:
- the LOC117615243 gene encoding high affinity nitrate transporter 2.5, whose product is MEVESSVMGTQSPKFALPVDSDHKATEFRLFSIAKPHMRAFHLSWFSFFLCFVSSFAAPPLIPVIRDNLNLTATDIGNAGIASVSGAVFARIAMGTACDLFGPRLASASLILLTAPAVFFTSMASSPISFLLVRFFTGFSLATFVSTQFWMSSMFSPPVVGTANGVAGGWGNLGGGATQLIMPLVFDVIKNIGAAKFTAWRIAFFIPALFQTLSAFLILIFGEDMPDGNFHGLQKSGEKPKDKFSSVFYHGVTNYRGWILALTYGYCFGVELAVDNIIAEYFYDRFNLNLHTAGIIAATFGLANIVSRPGGGILSDVVAKRFGMRGRLWTLWIVQTFGGVLCVVLGQVNSLTASIAVMILFSFFVQGACGLTFGVVPFVSRRSLGVISGMTGGGGNVGAVLTQLIFFKGSKYSKETGITLMGIMIICCTLPMTLIYFPQWGGMFRGPSEKKATEEDYYISEWSSKEKDKGFHQASVKFAENSRSERGKPDYVTRPSDETSPPHV